In Terriglobales bacterium, a single genomic region encodes these proteins:
- a CDS encoding carboxypeptidase-like regulatory domain-containing protein has product MKKSARFVLLIVFLVGLRSVAFAQAGSADLTGRVLDASGAAVANAHVILTAIETGIDVTTNSGADGIYLFSELRPGIYKLAVEANGFKRLEQTGINLRTGDRAVIDPHLVAGAKSEAVTVTADAPLLQTESGSLRQVVTREKMEAIPLNGRTFVTLATLSPGVALPPGTVLPRINGGRPRTNEYLFDGITSLLPEPGQVVFFPVIDAIQDFSVESNSVPAQFGRFNGGVVNLSTKAGTNQFHGTAFEFVRNEMFNARDFFAPPGSRNPEFRRNQFGATVGGPILHARTFFFTDYQGSRQAIGVTRISTVPTLAQRQGNFSGQKIFDPATTTPNGSGGFNRTEFSGDIIPTGRMDAAALAVLNHFPLPNLPGTANNFRRVAIDAENQNQFDLRLDHHFNERNQVFGRYSYFHDVASPATPFPDGSGNIVNIAGTSGVAGPTDALGQQVVGNYTHEFNGYLLNEIRFGYTRRGVTRRGATLSAPIAQALTLPGIPANSAFQNVIPVFQISGMQQIGAPASTNLNSRTDVTEFVDNVSWQLGKHSLKFGADFRWERLDILQPPNPTGTFQFTQLFTNDPSTPIKAASTGNAVASFLLGQVQQFQIDLQGKPIRPRAQIEEYFVQDDWKVARRLTINAGVRYTLNFPSTEVDNQGAVFNLQTQKLDYLGQNGFSRSARKLHWLNFGPRVGLSFLLNSKTVLRSGYGLVWIEQAGITTPFTTPQFPFLQTVNQKTLNNVSPAFILSSGPSVAPIPLTPDAGLGQGVFTANHNLGSGYVQQWNLAVEHQLFKNVSFQVGYAGSHIVHVGMPDVNFNQLKPSQLALGPFLTQTVPNPFFGIIPRSSSLGGPTITRAQLLMPFPEFTQVSFYRNNIGGTHYHAFEARLEQRLSHGLSYLVSYTHSKLIDEASSVFDASVLTGPIANFPVADSFNLRRERDSSTGDMPNVLSACYTWDLPVHLQGFPAILANGWQITGLVTLQSGLPVPITQVTNFNAFAGYGVQRPNVIASPNLSSDQRSTAKFFNTAAFVTAPQFTLGNSSRNPVRGPAYRDADIAFIKNSKIRENLDLQLRTEIFNLANTPAFSQPNGVLGNPAFGTITSTISNPRVIQFGVKFLY; this is encoded by the coding sequence ATGAAGAAGAGCGCACGTTTCGTACTGCTGATTGTCTTTCTTGTTGGATTGCGATCTGTCGCTTTCGCGCAGGCCGGCAGCGCCGACCTGACCGGCCGGGTTCTGGACGCATCAGGGGCGGCAGTAGCCAATGCCCATGTGATTCTTACGGCAATTGAAACCGGAATCGACGTGACTACCAATTCCGGAGCCGACGGTATCTATTTGTTCAGCGAACTCCGGCCTGGTATCTACAAACTCGCGGTAGAAGCCAATGGGTTTAAACGTCTGGAGCAGACCGGAATCAATCTCAGAACAGGCGACCGGGCAGTGATAGATCCGCATCTGGTAGCAGGCGCTAAGAGCGAGGCGGTGACGGTTACTGCTGATGCTCCTCTTTTACAAACCGAATCAGGCAGCCTGCGGCAGGTGGTTACACGCGAAAAGATGGAGGCGATCCCTCTCAACGGACGTACTTTTGTGACCCTGGCTACTCTGTCTCCAGGAGTGGCGTTGCCTCCAGGAACCGTATTACCCCGTATCAACGGGGGGCGGCCCCGAACCAATGAGTACTTGTTTGACGGTATTACTTCGTTATTGCCTGAGCCAGGCCAAGTAGTGTTTTTCCCCGTGATTGATGCCATTCAGGATTTCAGCGTTGAAAGCAACAGTGTTCCGGCACAATTTGGCCGGTTCAACGGAGGCGTGGTCAACCTTTCCACCAAAGCCGGAACGAACCAGTTCCACGGCACCGCCTTTGAATTTGTTCGTAACGAGATGTTTAATGCCCGCGATTTTTTTGCGCCACCGGGCAGCCGAAACCCTGAATTCCGTCGCAATCAATTTGGGGCCACGGTTGGCGGCCCTATCCTCCACGCCCGCACGTTCTTCTTTACCGACTACCAGGGCAGCCGGCAGGCCATTGGGGTTACACGAATTTCCACTGTTCCAACTCTGGCGCAACGGCAGGGAAACTTTAGTGGCCAAAAAATCTTTGATCCGGCCACCACCACACCCAACGGCAGCGGCGGGTTCAATCGCACAGAGTTTTCTGGGGATATTATCCCCACGGGCCGGATGGATGCGGCAGCCTTGGCCGTTCTGAACCATTTTCCTTTACCCAACCTGCCAGGAACCGCCAATAATTTCAGACGTGTTGCCATTGACGCAGAAAATCAGAATCAGTTTGACCTCCGCCTGGACCATCATTTCAACGAACGTAACCAGGTTTTCGGCCGCTATTCTTATTTCCATGATGTGGCAAGTCCGGCAACACCTTTTCCCGATGGCAGTGGAAACATTGTGAACATTGCCGGCACCAGCGGCGTTGCCGGTCCAACCGATGCTCTGGGCCAGCAGGTGGTGGGCAATTACACGCACGAGTTCAACGGATACCTTCTGAACGAAATCCGCTTTGGTTATACCCGGCGGGGCGTGACTCGCCGGGGAGCGACCCTGAGCGCGCCCATTGCGCAAGCTCTTACTCTGCCCGGTATTCCCGCGAACAGCGCATTTCAAAACGTTATACCGGTCTTCCAGATATCGGGAATGCAGCAGATAGGCGCTCCTGCCAGCACCAATCTGAATTCCCGTACCGACGTTACTGAATTTGTGGACAACGTTTCCTGGCAGCTAGGGAAGCACAGTCTGAAATTTGGCGCTGATTTCCGCTGGGAGCGCCTGGACATTTTGCAACCACCCAACCCGACCGGAACATTCCAGTTTACCCAGCTCTTCACCAACGACCCGTCCACACCGATAAAAGCGGCATCCACCGGGAATGCGGTGGCAAGCTTTTTGCTCGGCCAGGTGCAACAATTCCAGATTGACCTTCAAGGCAAACCCATCCGTCCACGCGCCCAGATTGAAGAGTATTTTGTTCAGGATGACTGGAAGGTTGCGCGGCGACTGACGATCAACGCTGGGGTGCGATACACGTTGAACTTTCCTTCCACTGAAGTTGACAATCAGGGCGCTGTTTTCAACCTTCAGACTCAAAAACTTGATTATCTTGGCCAGAACGGTTTCTCTCGCAGCGCGCGCAAACTGCATTGGCTGAACTTCGGGCCGAGGGTTGGGCTCTCTTTCCTGCTGAATTCGAAGACGGTTCTTCGCTCCGGCTACGGGCTGGTCTGGATCGAGCAAGCCGGAATCACTACGCCTTTTACCACTCCGCAGTTTCCATTTCTGCAGACCGTAAACCAAAAGACGTTGAATAATGTCTCTCCTGCCTTCATCCTCTCCAGTGGACCTAGTGTTGCGCCTATTCCACTCACGCCCGACGCCGGTCTAGGCCAGGGCGTATTTACCGCCAACCACAACCTGGGTTCCGGTTACGTTCAGCAATGGAACCTTGCCGTCGAACACCAGTTGTTCAAAAATGTCTCTTTCCAGGTGGGATATGCCGGCTCGCATATTGTGCATGTTGGCATGCCCGACGTAAATTTCAATCAGTTGAAACCGAGTCAGCTCGCTCTTGGACCGTTCTTGACCCAGACCGTTCCTAATCCGTTCTTTGGCATCATTCCACGCAGCTCTTCGCTGGGCGGGCCCACCATCACCCGGGCGCAATTGCTGATGCCGTTTCCTGAGTTTACCCAGGTGTCCTTTTACCGTAACAACATCGGTGGGACGCATTATCATGCCTTCGAGGCCAGGCTGGAGCAGCGGCTTTCTCATGGTCTTTCTTACCTGGTGAGTTACACACACTCCAAGCTCATTGACGAAGCCTCGTCTGTCTTCGACGCTTCTGTGCTCACCGGCCCCATTGCGAATTTTCCCGTGGCAGACAGCTTTAATCTGCGCCGTGAACGTGATTCTTCTACCGGAGACATGCCTAACGTGTTGAGCGCCTGTTATACATGGGACCTCCCAGTGCATCTCCAGGGCTTCCCGGCAATTCTGGCAAACGGTTGGCAGATCACAGGGCTTGTTACATTGCAATCAGGCTTGCCAGTGCCCATTACTCAGGTGACCAATTTCAATGCTTTTGCCGGATACGGAGTGCAGCGCCCCAACGTGATCGCCAGCCCTAATCTTTCTTCCGATCAACGATCAACAGCTAAGTTCTTCAATACCGCTGCGTTCGTCACCGCGCCGCAATTCACTTTAGGCAACAGTTCGCGCAACCCGGTTCGCGGTCCCGCCTACCGCGATGCAGATATTGCATTCATTAAGAATTCTAAGATCAGAGAAAATCTCGATTTGCAACTCCGCACCGAGATCTTTAACCTGGCAAATACTCCAGCGTTCAGTCAACCCAATGGAGTGCTGGGCAATCCTGCTTTCGGCACGATCACTTCGACCATTAGTAATCCTCGGGTAATCCAGTTTGGAGTGAAGTTCCTCTATTGA